A stretch of the Butyricicoccus intestinisimiae genome encodes the following:
- a CDS encoding peptidylprolyl isomerase, producing MTNPIVTIEMEDGGEIQIELYAETAPNTVRNFVSLVSKGFYNGTTFHRVIPGFMIQGGDPEGNGMGGPGYTIAGEFAMNGFHNDLKHTRGVLSMARAMDPNSAGSQFFIMVEDAPHLDNQYAAFGRVITGMDVCDRIVATRTNFRDMPLKPQVMKSVTVETFGESFDEPEKV from the coding sequence ATGACAAATCCTATTGTCACCATTGAAATGGAAGATGGCGGCGAAATTCAGATCGAGCTGTACGCCGAGACTGCGCCGAACACGGTACGTAATTTTGTAAGTCTGGTATCCAAGGGCTTTTACAACGGAACGACGTTCCATCGCGTTATCCCTGGCTTTATGATTCAGGGCGGCGATCCGGAAGGCAACGGCATGGGCGGCCCGGGCTACACCATTGCAGGTGAGTTCGCAATGAACGGCTTCCACAATGATTTGAAGCACACCCGCGGCGTTCTGTCCATGGCTCGCGCAATGGACCCGAATTCTGCCGGTTCTCAGTTCTTTATTATGGTAGAAGATGCACCGCATTTGGACAATCAGTATGCAGCCTTCGGCCGCGTGATCACCGGTATGGATGTTTGTGACCGCATCGTAGCAACGCGCACAAACTTCCGTGATATGCCGCTCAAGCCGCAGGTTATGAAGAGCGTAACCGTCGAGACCTTTGGCGAAAGCTTTGATGAGCCGGAGAAGGTTTGA